A stretch of the Rosa rugosa chromosome 5, drRosRugo1.1, whole genome shotgun sequence genome encodes the following:
- the LOC133710051 gene encoding 5-formyltetrahydrofolate cyclo-ligase, mitochondrial-like isoform X1: protein MLSHHHRQASARELINTATQVVAALITHPHTLASSGNQRLSSQSHCSFATMTGNDASLEAIFRRKHSLRSRIRKELKNMDPTRRSEEDAAIQSIVLTAPWFKYSKSICAYISSPELREVDTSRIVSEILSNSGNGQEGDVLTRRKLYVPRVEDRNSNMRMLRINSVGDLIVKSMNVLEPALSDAEGKQYEDAMEAKDPVDLFILPGLAFDRCGRRLGRSGGYYDMFLKKYQKLAKDRKWKDPLCVALSYSIQIVEEGAIPVTLNDVSVDALVSPAGFVPISPAAWKRCA from the exons ATGTTGAGTCACCACCACCGGCAAGCCAGCGCGCGTGAGCTCATAAACACGGCAACGCAAGTGGTGGCGGCGCTGATCACCCACCCGCACACTTTAGCATCCTCCGGTAACCAACGCCTTTCATCCCAATCTCACTGCTCCTTCGCCACCATGACCGGAAACGACGCGTCGCTCGAAGCTATATTCCGGCGGAAGCACTCGCTCCGGTCCAGAATCCGCAAGGAGCTCAAGAACATGGACCCGACCCGGAGATCCGAAGAAG atgCTGCGATTCAGAGCATTGTGTTGACTGCTCCATGGTTCAAGTACAGTAAGAGTATATGTGCTTATATAAGCTCTCCTGAGCTGCGAGAAGTAGATACTTCAAGGATTGTGTCAGAAATTCTATCGAATTCGGGCAATG GTCAAGAAGGTGATGTGCTGACCAGGAGAAAGCTTTACGTTCCGCGGGTTGAGGATAGGAATAGTAATATGCGCATGCTGAGGATTAACAGTGTTGGTGATCTGATTGTGAAGTCTATGAACGTTTTGGAACCTGCGCTTTCGGATGCCGAGGGGAAACAATATGAAGATG CTATGGAGGCAAAGGATCCAGTTGACTTGTTCATCCTACCTG GTCTTGCTTTTGACAGATGTGGAAGACGTTTAGGCCGTAGTGGAGG TTATTATGACATGTTCCTAAAGAAGTACCAAAAGCTCGCAAAAGATCGGAAATGGAAGGATCCCCTCTGTG TTGCGCTATCATATTCAATACAGATCGTGGAGGAAGGAGCCATACCTGTCACTTTGAATGATGTTTCTGTGGATGCTCTTGTATCCCCAGCTGGTTTTGTTCCAATAAGCCCAGCTGCTTGGAAGAGATGTGCCTGA
- the LOC133710051 gene encoding 5-formyltetrahydrofolate cyclo-ligase, mitochondrial-like isoform X2 codes for MLSHHHRQASARELINTATQVVAALITHPHTLASSGNQRLSSQSHCSFATMTGNDASLEAIFRRKHSLRSRIRKELKNMDPTRRSEEDAAIQSIVLTAPWFKYSKSICAYISSPELREVDTSRIVSEILSNSGNGQEGDVLTRRKLYVPRVEDRNSNMRMLRINSVGDLIVKSMNVLEPALSDAEGKQYEDAMEAKDPVDLFILPGLAFDRCGRRLGRSGGYYDMFLKKYQKLAKDRKWKDPLCDT; via the exons ATGTTGAGTCACCACCACCGGCAAGCCAGCGCGCGTGAGCTCATAAACACGGCAACGCAAGTGGTGGCGGCGCTGATCACCCACCCGCACACTTTAGCATCCTCCGGTAACCAACGCCTTTCATCCCAATCTCACTGCTCCTTCGCCACCATGACCGGAAACGACGCGTCGCTCGAAGCTATATTCCGGCGGAAGCACTCGCTCCGGTCCAGAATCCGCAAGGAGCTCAAGAACATGGACCCGACCCGGAGATCCGAAGAAG atgCTGCGATTCAGAGCATTGTGTTGACTGCTCCATGGTTCAAGTACAGTAAGAGTATATGTGCTTATATAAGCTCTCCTGAGCTGCGAGAAGTAGATACTTCAAGGATTGTGTCAGAAATTCTATCGAATTCGGGCAATG GTCAAGAAGGTGATGTGCTGACCAGGAGAAAGCTTTACGTTCCGCGGGTTGAGGATAGGAATAGTAATATGCGCATGCTGAGGATTAACAGTGTTGGTGATCTGATTGTGAAGTCTATGAACGTTTTGGAACCTGCGCTTTCGGATGCCGAGGGGAAACAATATGAAGATG CTATGGAGGCAAAGGATCCAGTTGACTTGTTCATCCTACCTG GTCTTGCTTTTGACAGATGTGGAAGACGTTTAGGCCGTAGTGGAGG TTATTATGACATGTTCCTAAAGAAGTACCAAAAGCTCGCAAAAGATCGGAAATGGAAGGATCCCCTCTGTG ATACATAA